CAGAAAAACTAGTTGAGGTCTTCTGACGCCCAGCAGGCTATCCTAACTCtttatttgcaattatttttaattgtttattagGATTCTGTAAAATTCACTTTTGTTTTGCTAAGGGATACCAATATATTCTGCTGAGAGATACCAATGTATTCTGCTGCTTATAAAACATTTGCAAATAGGCGATAATCTTGCATGGCTACCAATAGTGCTATAGTTATGCTGCGGTAAAATGTTATAATGGTAAAATGTTATAACAACCTATGTTGCAGCCACACAAAGGCCTTGTTTTGTTATATTTGGAAGTATAATCAGTATACTGTTTAAATAAATGCAATGAATGCAGAAGATAAATTGGTATGATAATGAAATGAAAAGTCCTACCATACAATGGGTTATCAAAAGACAATTGCACTTGTGCAACCAACCTTCACAATTAATTTGCTATTGCATCAACCAATGACCAGTTAGTTACAACCTTGGTATAGGCCAAAATCATGATGTATGctaattgaataaatataacTGAAAAAACATACTGAATCTGCATGCATtctataacatatttttatattctatGATGGCGGAAAAGAACAAAGAAGAAAATTTTCACAGGATTTAATACAAACGTTTTTGTCGAATGACCTCACACCCAAGGAGTAACAAAAAACTTGTTTCACTAAgaaatgctaatttttgtttaataaactCAAAAAACCATCCGAACATGTGCAAACCTGAACGGTTTTGACATAGCTAGAGCATGCTGAGAGAAATAGTAGGTGCGGAATTATAGCAAAGTGAAATCAGTtgacataaaaatattattttattagagGCATTTGATTAAACAAGACCTATAAAGACTATGTGCAAAAGGGatatagaattttttatttgtactgAACACTGCACCGAACATGTGGGACCGAGAAAATCatcataacaataaaaatattgtgttAAAACATACAATGCGATACATACAATACCTGCAGAAGCCTAGTTATGCATTCCTCAATTTCAACATCAAAATCCAATGACATAACTATTGTTTTGCACCAACTCTGTAGCGTTAGAAAAAGAATGCATAGTTACAATTCATTAAATGACTAGAAAATGAATTCTGTGAACGAGTGAAAAATTGATTGATTTTTAAAGCAAGAAAAATAACTATATTAGCTGAAACACACTTTATGTACCGTAGCGCATTGTAAAGAATATAAATAACCTTAGTAAGGGTTTTCGCACCAGGGAGTGTCAGATCTATCACAAGCCAACTCTATATTATACACGGTGGCTGGAGCCTTGTGTATGGTGATATCATATCGTTCTGTTAATGTGTAATCTACGCTCTGTAAGCCTGTAATCCTATCGCGATGTCCACCAGATTTCTTCTGATCACCATACCGCTTATTGTCACGAGGACGTTTGACTCGATCATGAACATGTCGAAATGTCTTGTTACCAGTTTTAACTTTTTCGATATCTGGACGTTTTACAATAATATCTGCTTCCTTCATGCGAACATAGAATTCGTCATCTTCTCGACCCCAACCCCAGTACCTGGCAAATGCAAAAATAGTTACATCAATAAATGGTTCACATACAACTAAATCTCTTCGTCCAGCAAACCAATACTAGTCATAGTAAGATGAAACTTAAAAGAATATAAACAAATGATCTCGGGTATCATGAGTAAATATTAAGAAATGACAATATCACAAGTAGGATGAAAAACAACATAAGCagcaataaataattaatattattattatattaggtGAATGCTAGGCGTTGCCCGAGGAATAAAAAAGGGAtttgcacaaaaaaattatttttattcaacatataacaacagttaccattctaactttcaaacttcatatcgtgaGAAAATGGTCTTGTGCAgaacaaataaattaagagaaaaattaaaacagctgtaaaggttttcaaactttttcaaacagctgtaacttttaaatttcatataatgaaaaCAGTGTTTCAatcgaaataaattaagaggaaaaaataaaacaactgtaaaggtgtttaaatggaaaacaattagcaagtaatgaccAACTAAAGTCTGTTGAGCTACGTTTACACTGAAAAATGATTTGGCATACAattacatgtaggcctatatgattttaattcattccagtgttggcatcgtaaagcgaaaatatcgtatagagtggtatagaaacccatagtaattatctaatgcaaacacctcctgataaaaatcatcaaaattttatatctgtactgtacatattaaaaatttgtaacaaaattttatgttaagtttagtaactatagttacctacagtaactttagtgtatttagtagttatgatctgcaaaaaaatgtaatattacaatgtagGCTACTACGCACAGTACATACTgtggggagttcttaccttctagacagacgtataacataaacgttgaatgtaacttgaatgcacttggcttactaaacacatacttgaaactgagttttagtatgtattttaccaaACTAAACTTGAACTttgtcataggctaaaattttatcacttttcTGTTTTCTAattcatttttactataacttataacactGAACCAAGATAGCGAGCATTGTaaatctctttcaggcattgtgcgAGAGATTTTGGTTAATAGCGTGTCGGCATTTTCGTCATAACCGGTACACTGACtggaaaattttaattttgagagaaatttttgttgatatcgtatggcaggaAAAAATTTGAACTAGTATGGTGAGAACGAAAAAGCAACGTGGTTCATGATGCCTCCATAACAGGACACATGATGCCTCCATAACAGGATGCATAATGCCTCCATAACGGGACACAAGATGCCTCCATAATAGGACACACGATGCCTCCATAACAGAACTCATGATGCCACTACAACAGGACACATGATGCTTCCATAACAGGACACGCTGATGTTTCCATAACAGGATACATGAAACTTCCATAGCAAGACACATGATACCTCCATAACAAGACACATGATGCCTCTATAACAGGACACATGATGCCTCCATAGCAGAACACATGATGCTTCCATAACAGGACACACTATGCCTCCATAACAGGACACACGATGTCTCCATAACAGGACTCACGATGCCTCCATAACAGGACACCTGATGCTTCCATAACAGGACACACTATGGCTCTATAACAAGACTCATGATGCCTCCATAACAGGACACACGATGCCTCCATAACAGGACTCATGATGCCTCCATAACAGGACTCATGATCCCTCATTAACAGGATACATGATGCTGCCATAAAAAGACTCATGCCTCCATAACAAGACACATGATGCCTCCATAACAAGACACATGATGCCTCTATAACAGGACACATGATGCCTCCATAGCAGAACACATGATCCTTCCATAATCGGACACATGATGTCTCTATAACAAGGTACATAATGCCTTACTGGCCAAACATAAAGCGCCTTTACCCCCCCCACTATCTTTCATTAAAAATGATTCACAATCCAAAAGTAATGACAAACCTATGTACCATTGTTGAAGGTAATGACAATATTTTGATCCTAAAGATTGTTGCTAGGGGCAAATAAAACTGATGCACTGGTAGGATTTAAATCTAAAATGAGTACACAACAAaaatcttaaatatttttgGCTGTTGGAAGTCTAAACTGTGTGACTATGCAGCAACCAATTTGTATAAACACTGTAAAAAACTCTAGCTAAAGACAATAAAAGCAGGTGCTCGCTCACCTGTTAGAGAGCCCATTAAGCCGACTGTAATCTTGGTGAGTGAGGATGAGGATGCCCCCTACAAATGTCTTGTAATGGTAGAGCGGATGAAGATTAGGAGCGGCTACATGAAATACATAGCCTTCTGGGTATCCATAGTCAAGAAGAGGGTTGAGAGGTAGCAAGTCCACGTCATGCATGACCAGATAATCACAGTCTAGCACACTTAATTTGTAACCGACATTGATGAGTGCTGCCCTGTTGAACCGAAGTTTGTCGGCCTGGTTtataatgtatatgtgatgCTCTATCGATGCATTATTGAGGAAGGAATGAATATGGGGCACAAACTCCATAAGCTCTTCAAACCGATCTCTAAACGGTACTAGAACAGCTAACTTGTGCTTCCATTCTTTTGGATTATTGGTGAACGATTGACCTATTTGATCATACAC
The genomic region above belongs to Watersipora subatra chromosome 1, tzWatSuba1.1, whole genome shotgun sequence and contains:
- the LOC137392827 gene encoding beta-1,4-galactosyltransferase 7-like, with translation MVTIRWSFVKLLTSTLLLCFFVTTFLLFSWLAKKHVSGEANEVYDQIGQSFTNNPKEWKHKLAVLVPFRDRFEELMEFVPHIHSFLNNASIEHHIYIINQADKLRFNRAALINVGYKLSVLDCDYLVMHDVDLLPLNPLLDYGYPEGYVFHVAAPNLHPLYHYKTFVGGILILTHQDYSRLNGLSNRYWGWGREDDEFYVRMKEADIIVKRPDIEKVKTGNKTFRHVHDRVKRPRDNKRYGDQKKSGGHRDRITGLQSVDYTLTERYDITIHKAPATVYNIELACDRSDTPWCENPY